One region of Fimbriiglobus ruber genomic DNA includes:
- a CDS encoding aminopeptidase P family protein: MGRPRPATEPRRQAAGWQRELQGKEIRAALRPGMTEAEIQAAAERLLDLAA; the protein is encoded by the coding sequence GTGGGACGACCCCGCCCGGCGACCGAGCCACGCCGACAAGCGGCGGGGTGGCAGCGGGAATTACAGGGAAAAGAGATTCGGGCGGCTCTGCGGCCGGGCATGACCGAGGCGGAAATCCAGGCCGCTGCCGAGCGGCTATTGGACCTGGCGGCTTAA
- a CDS encoding recombinase family protein, protein MSDPLRSPKLRAWHLDRVAVVYVRQSTPQQVLDHKESTARQYALADRAVALGWTRDRVTTIDDDLGKSGQSIEGRPGFQRLRAEVALDHIGLILGLEMSRLARCCKDWHQLLELCGRYRVLLADGDRVYDPTDHSDRLLLGLHGVMNEAELHVLKQRMYQGQLNTARRGELFGTPPIGYVRSPNGSWVLDPDEQVQAAVRLVFDPFDREATMHGLLRYLVPHHVRLPVRLAGGPSKGQWEWHRPSRATLQNLFRNPTYAGAYRYGHRPADARAKQPGRPGTGKRIRRPEECLVLLRDHLPAYITWDRFEANQARLAANRSTVATPGAPRNGPSLLAGLVRCGRCGQRMAVRYDGPRGRAHAYSCSRAAADYGEPLCQGLSSGGAVDALVAGQVLAAVEPAALEARLAAVAGVERQRAERERPWQLRRERAAHEVDRACRQFQACEPENRLVAREWERRWEDALKAQRPLGDEYERWRRTIPAELSPTAATAIRALAADLPAVGSAPTTTPADRQRVTRLLVARVVVTVDKASERVDVTVYWVGGAVRSHALARPVTRYSQQADYPRLVARLRELCADRWNAAGIAERLNAEGFRPPKRTTRFTGEMVLRLTTHVGLARRPRHGSSTGWKSDEYRPMGLARRLELSRDTVRRWLRAGWRNVRRDEDGHHVIWADAGERDRLRELHRLPRTWANKGRLAELQKPTPRPAR, encoded by the coding sequence TCGACCGCCCGCCAGTATGCCCTGGCCGACCGCGCGGTTGCCCTCGGGTGGACCCGTGATCGGGTCACCACCATCGACGACGACCTGGGCAAGAGCGGCCAGTCAATCGAAGGCCGGCCCGGATTCCAGCGGTTGCGGGCCGAGGTCGCGCTCGACCACATCGGCCTGATCCTCGGGCTGGAGATGAGCCGCCTGGCCCGCTGTTGCAAGGATTGGCACCAACTGCTCGAGTTGTGCGGTCGCTACCGGGTGCTGCTGGCCGATGGCGACCGGGTGTACGACCCGACCGACCACTCGGATCGTCTCCTACTCGGTCTCCACGGGGTCATGAACGAGGCGGAACTTCACGTCCTGAAGCAACGGATGTACCAGGGCCAGTTGAACACGGCCCGGCGGGGCGAGTTGTTCGGCACTCCGCCGATCGGGTACGTCCGCTCGCCGAACGGGAGTTGGGTTCTCGACCCGGACGAGCAGGTGCAGGCCGCCGTCCGGCTGGTGTTCGACCCGTTCGACCGCGAAGCCACGATGCACGGGTTGCTCCGATACCTCGTGCCTCACCACGTCCGCCTCCCGGTTCGTCTCGCCGGCGGGCCGAGCAAGGGTCAATGGGAGTGGCACCGGCCGAGCCGGGCGACCCTCCAGAACCTGTTCCGGAATCCGACGTATGCCGGGGCGTACCGGTACGGACACCGCCCGGCGGACGCGCGGGCGAAGCAACCGGGGCGACCGGGAACCGGGAAGCGGATCCGCCGCCCGGAGGAGTGCCTGGTCCTGCTCCGCGACCACCTGCCGGCGTACATCACGTGGGACCGGTTCGAGGCGAATCAGGCCCGCCTGGCCGCGAACCGGAGTACAGTCGCGACACCGGGCGCACCGCGGAACGGGCCGTCCCTACTGGCCGGGTTGGTCCGGTGTGGGCGGTGTGGGCAGCGGATGGCGGTTCGGTACGACGGTCCCCGCGGCCGGGCGCACGCGTACTCGTGTTCGCGGGCGGCCGCCGACTACGGCGAGCCGTTGTGCCAGGGATTGTCGAGCGGGGGCGCGGTGGACGCCCTGGTCGCCGGCCAGGTTCTGGCGGCGGTTGAACCGGCCGCCCTGGAGGCCCGTCTGGCCGCGGTGGCCGGGGTCGAACGGCAGCGGGCCGAACGGGAGCGACCGTGGCAGTTGCGGCGGGAGCGGGCGGCCCACGAGGTCGACCGGGCGTGCCGGCAATTCCAGGCGTGCGAGCCGGAGAACCGGCTGGTCGCCCGCGAGTGGGAACGCCGCTGGGAGGACGCGCTGAAAGCCCAGCGGCCACTCGGGGACGAGTACGAGCGGTGGCGGCGAACGATCCCGGCCGAGTTGAGTCCCACCGCCGCGACCGCCATCCGTGCGCTGGCGGCCGACCTCCCGGCGGTCGGGTCGGCCCCGACCACCACCCCGGCCGATCGTCAGCGCGTGACCCGGTTGTTGGTCGCGCGGGTCGTCGTGACGGTCGACAAGGCGAGCGAGCGGGTGGACGTGACCGTCTACTGGGTCGGCGGTGCGGTGCGGTCGCACGCGCTCGCCCGCCCGGTCACGCGGTACAGTCAACAGGCCGATTACCCGCGGTTGGTGGCCCGGTTGCGGGAATTGTGCGCCGACCGGTGGAACGCGGCGGGCATCGCGGAGCGGCTCAACGCCGAGGGATTCCGGCCGCCGAAACGGACGACCCGGTTCACCGGCGAGATGGTCCTTCGATTGACGACCCACGTGGGGTTGGCTCGCCGCCCGCGGCATGGAAGTTCGACCGGATGGAAGTCGGACGAATACCGGCCGATGGGTCTGGCCCGGCGGCTCGAACTCAGCCGGGACACGGTCCGGAGGTGGCTGCGGGCCGGGTGGCGGAACGTGCGGCGGGACGAGGACGGGCATCACGTGATCTGGGCCGACGCCGGCGAACGGGATCGTCTCCGCGAATTGCACCGACTTCCCCGGACGTGGGCCAACAAAGGCCGTCTGGCGGAACTGCAGAAGCCAACCCCGCGGCCGGCGCGGTAA